A genomic region of Dreissena polymorpha isolate Duluth1 chromosome 4, UMN_Dpol_1.0, whole genome shotgun sequence contains the following coding sequences:
- the LOC127878344 gene encoding zinc finger protein 862-like: MKCQWCANDGKTNVFATTGSNNYQKSALTRHEVHVDHVMVVNGRMAKAKKQTVQHIIEEHTEKVDSVNCESKTAQFRTLFFVANNGLPLDAHHGLIELQRINGCPDLQDKSAIYTGSGTQDEMLDYIDQHVQLAVLEDVKFSDFVGIIIDETTDITIHKKLNVYFKRFKAGTCEPVIHFMDCVSIVDGKAETIVSELVKLCKNIGLDMGTVISMASDGAAVMAGRLNGVGVKLRQQCNPRLVQIHCVAHRLALCAGQACRDEDSFNEYSMTVQNVYKFYHNSAIRYNQLREMETVMNGDQDTRHVTLKEPASFWWLSLQYAVRAIMDVYPALVTTLESQAASGTAEAKGILLKVRQASFLLRTAFLLDVFEVVNTLCRAFQKDELDIEIVNVSVQSTVDTN, from the exons ATGAAGTGCCAGTGGTGCGCTAACGATgggaaaacaaatgtgtttgccACTACAGGCTCAAACAATTATCAGAAAAGTGCACTCACTCGTCACGAAGTGCATGTTGACCATGTCATGGTAGTGAATGGTAGGATGGCCAAGGCCAAGAAACAGACAGTTCAACATATCATTGAAGAACACACAGAGAAAGTAGATAGTGTAAACTGCGAATCAAAAACAGCTCAGTTCAGGACCCTGTTTTTTGTTGCAAATAATGGATTACCTCTAGATGCCCACCATGGACTTATCGAGTTGCAG CGAATCAATGGATGTCCTGATCTTCAAGACAAGTCTGCCATATATACTGGATCTGGGACTCAGGACGAGATGCTCGACTACATTGACCAGCATGTGCAGTTGGCTGTGTTGGAGGATGTTAAGTTTAGTGACTTTGTGGGGATTATAATTGATGAAACCACAGACATCACAATTCATAAGAAACTAAATGTGTACTTCAAGCGCTTTAAAGCAGGGACATGTGAGCCTGTCATTCATTTCATGGACTGTGTGTCAATTGTTGATGGTAAAGCGGAAACTATTGTGAGTGAACTTGTGAAACTGTGTAAAAACATAGGACTTGACATGGGGACGGTTATTTCCATGGCAAGTGATGGGGCAGCAGTTATGGCAGGAAGGCTGAATGGAGTTGGTGTCAAGCTCAGACAACAGTGTAATCCCCGGTTAGTGCAGATTCATTGCGTCGCCCACCGTCTTGCCCTATGTGCTGGACAGGCCTGTCGAGATGAAGATTCATTCAATGAGTACAGCATGACAGTGCAGAATGTTTACAAGTTCTACCATAACTCTGCTATACGCTACAATCAGTTGCGAGAGATGGAAACTGTCATGAATGGGGACCAAGACACTCGGCATGTTACACTAAAAGAACCAGCCAGCTTTTGGTGGTTATCTTTACAGTATGCAGTAAGAGCCATCATGGATGTCTACCCAGCTCTAGTGACCACCCTTGAAAGCCAGGCAGCATCTGGGACAGCTGAGGCAAAAGGCATCCTACTGAAAGTACGACAGGCATCATTCCTTCTGAGGACTGCCTTCCTTCTAGATGTGTTTGAGGTTGTGAACACACTGTGTCGTGCTTTCCAGAAGGACGAACTTGACATTGAAATAGTTAATGTGTCGGTTCAAAGCACTGTTGACACTAATTGA